Below is a genomic region from Miscanthus floridulus cultivar M001 chromosome 1, ASM1932011v1, whole genome shotgun sequence.
tgaggaggatgagatggTCCCTGATATTCATTTAGTTTGTGGGATTTAGAAATAAAGGATGGATGTTGTCTTTTTCCTTCATTAGTCATAGTTATGAGTGGGACGTACTTGTCATCTAGGACCCACCGGCCTGATGAGATAAACCCAACCCTATTTTTTGCTTGGCCTTATCTTTCTCTGAGATCTTGCATGAGTCATTTGTGGTTCCTCATCCACGCCGACCAGGAGGAGCTCGCCTATGCGATTGCCCCGTTCCCCACAACGTCCAGGAGGTGCTTGATCACGCTACTGCCCTTGTGCCACTTGGAGTTGCTCGCCCGCGCCACCCGCCAGAGAGCTGCTCTCCTATGCCCCCCTCCCGGCCACCTACCATCGGAGCTCCTTGCCTGCACCGCCCGTGAAATTGCCCACCCACAATGAAGCTCCTCTTCCGCGTCAGCACTCGCCCGTGGAGCTCCTCGATCAAGTCGTCTGCGGGCCCCCAATAGCGGCACAACGACAGTTGCGTGCCTTGCACTCGCCGATGCATGCATCGGGCCACCGCCGGTGCCTCCAAACTCTAGGCCACGAATGGAGAAGCCACGATGTTTAAGGGGAATGAGGCTGTATGTTTTGTTTCATGGGGATGGGGTGTTCTTGAATCTAATGGTATATTCCCCTAGAGGATGATCCCATCCAACTATCCAAAACCAAACACATCAAAAAAAAGGAGGATGGACCTAGTGTGTCCTCCTTCGTCCCCGAAACCAAATGCATGTTTATGGACCTACGTATGTAACTTTTGGGGTATGGCAAGTTTCATAAAGTGCTATAACTACTTTTAAAATCTCGGTTTTATCATTTACCATTTTTTCAGCATAGTTATTATTCTATCTAGACTTAAAGAAATTGTGAAATGCATATTGATGAGATTCATATCACATAAATTTAAACAAGCATTCAAATATTCAAATATTTCAAAAGGAGCTCCAATAGTCCAACATGAATTCTAATTTGGTACCCTAAATTTGAGGGGGTTAATGCAACAAATATGAAGATAACATACATCTGATTTTGCGATGGATATTGTAGAGACTCCATTTAGATATTTCAATCTTGATCCCCAAATACAGGATTCCAGATAAGTTTGAAATAAATCTCCAAAAACACTGGACATTATTCCTAAAGAAGTCCTGCGGCACGCTTGGCCGCTCGATCCTTTTGGTACAGGTCGACCAGGTGTTTTGCTGTGCGACAATTGCGAGACCAATGGCATGTACATCCACACCTGTAGCAAATCTGTTTCTgctccttctccctctcctcttttgCCTTCTGATAGAGGGCCACGAGGTGTTTTGCTGTGCGACAATTTTCGGCCAGATGGCCCTTGCATCCGCACTTGTCGCAAAATAGGGGTCGCTTTGCTTTGTAGCTGTCCTTGTTTCGGTTGTTGTCATCTCCCCGTAGACCTCTTGCAGCTGCGATTCCGCCGCCTCTCCCCTCGCCGGGCCTGCTCCACGACCTCTGAGTATCAGCGTCCTGTGCTTCAGGCACAGGTCGAGAGCCCATCGGACGGCAGCCATGAAGTTTGGAAGACCATTCCTGCTATTTTTTTCATGGTTTTAAATCTTCGGCTAAGCCATTTAGCTGTTGTCCTCTTGAACAGCTAAATGCAGCTATAGCTGGAGATCTCCGCGGCTAAGACATTTAGCTGTTTTTGCAAAACTTAGAAAAAACATAGAACATTGACATATGTTCAGCACAGTGGTTAACAGTTTAACACAGAGAATAGAGAATACATGATTAATGATACATCTCCATGTTTCAAGTAGCAATTTTCAACACAGAGAATAGAGAATACAGAGAAACGGAGAATAGATATAGAAGTTAGAACTGAATTGGGGAAGACGAAGAACCGGAGTGTGCTGCTCGTGCTGCCTCCACCGCCGCTCATGCTGGACACCGCCGTCTCAGTCGCtcgtgctcgccgccgccgccgtcaccacCTGTCCGGGGACTgtgccaccgccgtcgtcgcttGTCCAGGGACCGCGCTGCCACCGCAGTCTAGCGAAAGAGGAGAGGCGAAGGCAGCTTCTGCCGCCGCTTGGGAGCTCCTACTAGCCGCACGGTCGTCTCCGGCCTGCCGCCGCTGGAAGagaagccgccgccaccgcctgctcctttttctttttccaagacCGGGAGAGATCGACGCTCGTGGATGTGGAATGACTGAATGAGTGACCAAGTGCTAGGGTTACGGGATGAGGTGGGTTGGGAGTCAAGTTTTCTAGGCCGACAAAATTTTAGCTGCCGCTAAAATGTGGCCCATTTAGCGGCTATCTCCGGATTTAGCCAGCTATTAGCTGCTGTCATTTCTTAGCGCTAAAAGCTGCATATCTTAGCTTTAATGTCATCCAATagctatctccggctatagctgcagCTATAGCCAGAGATTTGAAACCTTTTTTTCGGTGAAGAAATCGGCTCACGCTTGGGCATGTGCTGCTGCTGGAGCACCTGCTTGCCGGCATTCGGGGGAGCACTGGCCTCTGAAGGGCCAGTGTGTTCCCGTCTGCTAGCCGGCACAGGGTTAGTGGTAGAGGCGGACCGACCTATAGGGCAAGCTTGGGCAGCCGCCCTAGGTCCTCTCCGGCGAGTACCACTACTACACCTCAGTTCTCCGGCCGGCGACGGTGTCCGTCGAGCGAGTCAGCGAGCGCAGCCGCCAGGTGCGTGAGGTTGAAGAAGGTGCAGCCCTGTTGGGCCGTCTGGCAAACAAGGCCCATCCCCACCCCAGTCTTCAATGGCCCATTTTCTGGCCCAATAGGGCTAGGCGTAAGGCAAGCCAGCCAGCCAGGGGCAGGGGCGCACGCGCATTCGCTCACATCCAGACACAAGCTCGCAGCTAGGGAGCTCGGCGGTGGCGCTCCAACTGGCGGCGCTCCAGGCCGTGCTTGCTGCCTCCCCTCCCCAGCTTCCCGTCCCCAGCCCATACGCTGGCTGCCCAGGCCCAGCAGGCAGCTGAAGTTGGATCATGGATGGGAGAGGAGATGAAGCCATTGGGGGAAGAAATGAAGCCGGAGCCGGCGATGCGTCTAGCACGGCGAGGAGGCTGGCAACTCCAACTCCATTGAGCCAGAAGCGGTATAAGAAAATAGGTACTGCTATTAATCCATTATCCATTGCAAATTGTTAGTCAATTAAATAGATAGAGATTGGTCTCTTACTGGTGAAATCAATTCAATGGTTAATTGGTTTTGCAGATTTGAAAAGCTTTTTTCCTAGTACAAATACCGCAAGTGGAAGCAACTCGGAACCAAGTACTCGTGAAAGCGGTAATGTTGTTGTTCCTGAATCTGAAGAACAAGAAGAGCTACGAGATTCAGAGCCACATCCAGTAGAAACAGTACAAGGTGTTGAACATCAAGAACTGTCGTCACATGAGCAAGATGTTGAAGGTATTAAGGTTTTCAACCCGGATGTTCATCTTGTTTCTGATCCGAGCCTTCGTGTAGCAATTGATCAATTCCATCCAGACATTAGAGATGATGTTAGGATGGCTTATTTGGTGAAGGGCCCAACCAAACCTTATGGCCATAATTTTCCTAAGAAGCCAAATGATAAGAGGGTGTTTCTAAAGAATTGGTTACAACAGTATGATTGGTTGGAATATAGTGTGGCTAAAGATGCAGCATTTTGCTTCTATTGCTTTCTTTTTAAGCAAAAGCCCTTAGAAACACATTTTGGTCATGATGCATTCAGTAAAGAGGGGTATAGAAATTGGAAAAATGCATATAATGGATTTCCTCAGCATGTTGGTGGCCCGACAAGCTGCCACAATAGAGCAAGGACAGCTTGTGAAGATTTTCGGAATCGGAGGGCAAGCGTCTCACATAAAATTGAGGCTTACAGTGTTGATGCAGAAAAGAAATATGAAACATGTGTGACAGCTTCTTTAgatgttgcaagttatcttattTCACAAGCTCATTCATTTCGAGGCCACGATGAATCTCCCTCTTCCTTAAATAGAGGGAATTTCTTAGAGATGATTGAGTGGCACAAAAAAAGGAATGGGGAGGTACGACTTGCATTTGAGGAGTTATGTCCATTAAATGCCCAAATGCTTTCTCACAAGATTCAGAAGGACCTTTGTGCGAGTTTTGCAAGGGAGATAAAGGAAGTCATAAAGAAAGAGATTGGCAATAAACTTTTTTCAGTTCTAATTGATGAATCTCGTGACATCTCAATAGCGGAGCAAATGGCTGTGATTGTGAGGTTGGTTACTATTTAATTGCTGATTTGTAAATGATAATAATTATTAGAAACTATTTAATTTAATTGTGTCTATTGGTCTGCAGGTTTGTCAATGACAAAGGAATGGTAGTGGAAAGATTTTTGGGTCTTAAACATGTGGAGGACACAACATCTCTCTCATTGAAGAAGTCATTGCTCGATGTTCTTGCTGAATATGGTTTATCCATTTATAGACTTCGAGGGCAAGGATATGATGGAGCTTCTAATATGAGAGGTGAATTCAACGGTTTGCAAAAACAAATTCGTGATGAAAACCCACATGCTTTCTATGTGCATTGCTTTGCTCATCAATTGCAGCTAGTAATTGTTGCTGTTTCCACTTGCTGTTCATCATTCTCTGATTTCTTCAACTATGTGAGTTTGATTGTGACTAGTGCTAGTTCATCTTGTCGAAGGAAAGATATCTTGATTGTTGAACATCGTAATACAATTTTAGAGAAATTGGATAGTGGAGAGATTTTTTCTGGAAAAGGGAAGCATCAACGAACTAGCTTGGTTAGACCCGGTGATACAAGATGGGGTTCTCATTTCACCACATTACTCCGTATTGAGAACATGTGGGATTCTATGTCGAGGGTATTGTCTATGGTTCATGGGGATGAACGCAATCCTGGTAGAGCAGCCGGTTTGTTGAAAAAAATggagagctttgcctttgtttTGAATATGAAGTTGATGTTGAAAGTGCTTCGTATTACTAATGAGTTATCTCTCTTACTGCAAAAGAAGGATCAGAATATAATTCAGGCCATGTCATTGTTTGTTGATGTCAAAACACGTTTGGTAAACTTGAGAAATGAAGGTTGGGAGCCATTATTTGAAGAAGTGAAAGCCTTTTGTGTTGCAAAAAAGATAAAGTTGCCAGATTTCAGTGAGCGTAGACCAAGATGGGGTCGATCAAGGCTTGATGATGACTTAATAACTAAAGAACATCATTATCGTGTTGACACTTTCTTGGCTGCACTTGATGCTATTCTCACAGAGATGGATCATCGCTTCAATGAGGTATCATCAGAGTTACTTATTTGCTTCTCTTGTCTTGATCCAAGAGATTCATTCTCTATGTTTGATTTGGAGAAGATTGCTCGTATAACGGAGATCTATGATCAAGATTTTTCAATTGTTGATCGTTCTAATATAAG
It encodes:
- the LOC136510111 gene encoding uncharacterized protein encodes the protein MDGRGDEAIGGRNEAGAGDASSTARRLATPTPLSQKRYKKIDLKSFFPSTNTASGSNSEPSTRESGNVVVPESEEQEELRDSEPHPVETVQGVEHQELSSHEQDVEGIKVFNPDVHLVSDPSLRVAIDQFHPDIRDDVRMAYLVKGPTKPYGHNFPKKPNDKRVFLKNWLQQYDWLEYSVAKDAAFCFYCFLFKQKPLETHFGHDAFSKEGYRNWKNAYNGFPQHVGGPTSCHNRARTACEDFRNRRASVSHKIEAYSVDAEKKYETCVTASLDVASYLISQAHSFRGHDESPSSLNRGNFLEMIEWHKKRNGEVRLAFEELCPLNAQMLSHKIQKDLCASFAREIKEVIKKEIGNKLFSVLIDESRDISIAEQMAVIVRFVNDKGMVVERFLGLKHVEDTTSLSLKKSLLDVLAEYGLSIYRLRGQGYDGASNMRGEFNGLQKQIRDENPHAFYVHCFAHQLQLVIVAVSTCCSSFSDFFNYVSLIVTSASSSCRRKDILIVEHRNTILEKLDSGEIFSGKGKHQRTSLVRPGDTRWGSHFTTLLRIENMWDSMSRVLSMVHGDERNPGRAAGLLKKMESFAFVLNMKLMLKVLRITNELSLLLQKKDQNIIQAMSLFVDVKTRLVNLRNEGWEPLFEEVKAFCVAKKIKLPDFSERRPRWGRSRLDDDLITKEHHYRVDTFLAALDAILTEMDHRFNEVSSELLICFSCLDPRDSFSMFDLEKIARITEIYDQDFSIVDRSNIRDELETFILHVRRVDDFRACHDFASLAIKLVQSKAHLGFPLVYHIIELALLLPVATASVERAFSAMNIIKTDLRNKMNDEWLNDLTLCYIEKEIFRELDPEKIKMTFQSMKDRR